The following proteins are encoded in a genomic region of Liolophura sinensis isolate JHLJ2023 chromosome 7, CUHK_Ljap_v2, whole genome shotgun sequence:
- the LOC135471679 gene encoding acetylcholinesterase-like — translation MNLVCVYHFLFSAFLSPEAHSVSFKEVVKELVFCGVPRYKSLHYIIQHEYNTEEGHKGKIFSDYLMNSPVRKFAETLVKRHVPVYTYQYNYASIHDDGVSSSVHRDVPHGKDVKYVFGEPLVDTTLAQETSTENDRNMSRLMMHLWSSFVKFGRPTLNSSINNVSIVLETDSGLAFDLQNSSFLTLGGLDTPTVQLSRPFLNGKTDFWNKVVPRLIHYIDSGVLPSDMVEDLERDYFICRIVAGVFITATFVLIIILMILICLIRPKRANV, via the exons ATGAATCTGGTCTGCGTTTaccattttctgttttctgccTTCTTATCTCCTGAAGCCCACAGTGTCTCGTTTAAGGAAGTGGTAAAAGAGCTGGTGTTCTGTGGCGTTCCTCGATACAAATCATTGCACT atATTATTCAGCACGAGTATAACACTGAGGAAGGGCACAAGGGAAAG ATATTCAGCGACTATCTGATGAACTCCCCTGTTCGAAAGTTTGCAGAAACGCTCGTCAAGAGACACGTACCCGTTTACACATACCAGTATAACTACGCCTCAATCCATGATGACGGCGTATCTTCATCAGTTCACAGGG ATGTGCCCCACGGCAAGGATGTCAAGTACGTGTTTGGGGAGCCACTAGTGGACACAACTCTCGCCCAAGAAACCTCTACAGAGAACGACAGAAACATGAGCCGATTAATGATGCATCTGTGGAgcagttttgtcaaatttgg GCGTCCAACTTTGAACAGTAGCATAAATAACGTGAGCATTGTGCTTGAGACGGATTCTGGGTTGGCCTTTGACCTACAAAACAGCTCATTCCTGACTCTGGGCGGACTGGATACACCAACAGTTCAACTTTCCCGCCCTTTCCTCAATGGCAAGACTGACTTTTGGAATAAAGTGGTTCCTCGTTTGATACACTATATCGACTCTGGGGTGTTGCCAAGTGACATGGTGGAAGATTTGGAAAGAGATTACTTCATATGCCGAATTGTTGCCGGTGTATTCATAACAGCCACTTTCGTGCTGATCATCATACTCATGATTCTTATCTGCCTGATCCGCCCTAAACGAGCGAACGTGTGA
- the LOC135470902 gene encoding putative inactive carboxylesterase 4: MVVTPMDNYALWQCFILAILIALCESTTGVRNTSYGRVRGKIEETALPGRDVESYLGIPFAKPPVGHLRFESPKPPEPWYPRIRDALKFSSYCTQSHGDRRYIKDISPNHAASLKSSEDCLYLNIYTPVTKTAGLLPVMVYIHGGSNAVGTGAMRDGSILAAFGNIVVVTLNYRLAELGFLGLGEEDFPGNYGLLDQIAALRWVKENIKHFNGDPDKVTAVGHSAGANDVGLHLVSPYGKGLFRYAILMSGSPMMPYASTKLEKRLRTKIRENLSTLGCSLKDALRVKNCLKKISVDAFLTAANFPCELYSGIADNNYISDTGQVLLQSAPINAQAVMVGITKDEVNDFSKNAVFVQFLLFERIRPKSY, from the exons ATGGTTGTAACACCTATGGACAATTATGCCTTGTGGCAATGCTTTATTCTTGCAATTTTAATTGCACTTTGTGAGAGTACGACAGGTGTCAGGAACACGAGTTACGGACGAGTCCGAGGAAAGATTGAAGAAACAGCTTTACCGGGTCGCGATGTCGAGAGTTACTTGGGTATACCTTTCGCAAAACCGCCGGTTGGACATCTGCGCTTTGAG TCGCCGAAACCCCCTGAACCGTGGTATCCCAGAATCAGGGACGCTCTCAAGTTCTCTTCCTACTGCACGCAGAGCCATGGGGACAGGCGCTACATCAAAGACATCAGCCCAAACCACGCCGCCTCCCTAAAAAGTAGTGAGGATTGTCTCTACCTCAATATATACACTCCAGTCACG AAAACAGCGGGTCTCTTACCTGTAATGGTCTACATTCATGGCGGATCTAATGCGGTAGGGACAGGGGCGATGAGAGATGGGTCGATACTGGCGGCATTCGGGAATATTGTCGTAGTAACGCTCAACTACCGACTCGCCGAACTTG GGTTTCTTGGGCTAGGGGAGGAAGACTTTCCTGGCAATTATGGACTCCTTGATCAAATTGCTGCTCTCAGATGggtgaaagaaaatattaaacacTTTAACGGCGATCCAGACAAGGTGACAGCAGTGGGCCACAGCGCAGGTGCAAATGACGTTGGTCTTCATCTAGTATCACCCTATGGAAAAG GTTTGTTTAGATATGCCATCCTGATGAGCGGATCACCAATGATGCCTTACGCCTCCACAAAACTGGAGAAACGCCTTCGTACCAAAATTCGTGAAAATCTATCTACTTTAGGCTGTAGTTTAAAGGACGCCTTGAGAGTAAAGAACTGTTTGAAGAAAATCAGTGTTGATGCGTTTCTC ACAgctgcaaatttcccttgtgaGTTGTACTCTGGTATTGCTGACAACAACTACATCTCAGATACAGGCCAAGTCTTGCTCCAGTCCGCCCCAATCAACGCACAGGCAGTCATGGTTGGAATAACTAAAGACGAAGTAAATGATTTTAGTAAGAATGCCGTTTTTGTACAGTTTCTCCTTTTTGAGCGTATCCGGCCAAAAAGCTATTAA